In Solimonas sp. K1W22B-7, the DNA window ATCAGTCGCCCACCATTAGCATTGCGCCGCACAAAGTAGATCTCCTCGCCAACAGCCGAAGGCCACAGATCGGATTCGCCGGTGGTCGTGATCGCCCGCGGATTCCCGCCGGTTGGCCAGCGCCACAAGCCAAACCCCGAATCACCGGTCCCGAACGAAAACCAGAGGGCGCCAGCACCGCTACGCACTGGATAGCGCAAGGTCCCGTTGAGCAGGCTCACCTGCCGCGCTTCCCCGGCCGCACTGCGGTTCCACAGTTCCTGGCGGATGCCGCCGCAATCCACCACGCAGCTCACCTGCGTGTACAGCACCTCGCCGGAGGCCAGCGGCATCACGTCGAACAAGGTGCCGCGCTGCTCATGCCACAGTACAAAGCGTCGTTTGCCAGTGTCGTAGCGCACCAGCTGGGTACGCTCGCTCTGCCGCTGCACCAGGCGCACCGCCCATAGCGCTTCGCCGTCCGGGCTCAGGCGCAGCTGCGTATATCCATCGGGATCGTCCGCCGGCACCAGCAGGGTTCCAGGGCCTTTCTGCTCACCGCGCAGCTCCAGCACGGCGCCTTCCAGGTTCATATAGACGAGGCGGTGATTGGCAGGGGCCCAGCTCAGTTGCCGAACCTCGCCCAGGCCCGGCACCGCTCGGGCCTTGCCGTCGCCGCGCACCAGATAGGCGCTCCAGCCCTGCTCCGTCAGCCCGACGAAAGACATGCCCGAGGGCAAGTCCGCAGCCGAGGCCCCACCAAATACCAGCGCCGCGACCAGACCCCAACACAGCGTCTTGCGTTTCATGCCGGCTGAGGCCGCGGCCGCAAGGCCGCAAGGCCCCCCGGCAGCCGGCTGAGGAGCGCCGCCGTCAGCAAAGCGGCCATCAGCAGAATCTGCCCTTGCAACGGCGGAAACCGCGTTTCGGACCCGATGCTGAGCCCGTGCCAGGCCACCAGATAGAACGCCAGCACGCCGAAGGCGTGCAGCAGCGGAACCATCAGGCGCCGCCGCGCCCACAACAGCAGCGGCTGTGCGACAGCCGCCAGCAGCACCAGCAGGCCCAACAGCCCCAGGCTGACACGCGTGTTGTAATACCCCTCCCAGTTCGGCCACAGGTACTGGGTCGCCACATGCCCGGAGCGCAGGCTTGCGGCGGTGACGAAGCAGGCGGCGTGCGCCAGCATGGTGAGCACCACCAGCAGCCCATGTGCCCGGTGAAGGTTTAAGCGGCGCTGTGCGCCGAGCCAGCGCGCCGACGCTTGCGGAAACAGGCCCAGCATCGCCTGCCACCAGAGCATCACCAGCCCCACCAGACCGAGCAACTTGGCAGCGACAAACCAGGCCTGCCCGCTCGGCATCGGGTAGCGGAAATAGAACAGCGGATTGCCGGTCTGGTCCAGCCAGGCCGCCACCGGCAAAGCGAGGCTAGCCAGCCAGGCCACGGCAAGCCCGCGACGCGGTGCGATCGAATCAAGGAGCGGCATCGGCTTTCTCCTGGCTCACCGGCTTGGCGCGTGTCCAGCCGCGCTCTCCGGCCACAGCCTTCAGAACCTCACTCGCCTGCGCATCGCTCTGCCGGGGCGACGCCACCGGCAGCTTCTGCGCCTGCCAACCCTTGAAGCCGGAGGGCTCCATCATCTTCACGTTCGTGAGCCCACGCGCCTGAAGAGACTTCGCCACCTCGAAGGCGCGCAAGTCTTTCAGACAATACGGCACTACGTACTGATAGCCGGAGAGCTTCGCCAAGTCGGCCTTGTGTGCGTCACGCAAGGGGATGTTGATCGCTTGCGGAATGTGGGATTCGCGAAACTCCGTCGGTTCGCGCGTATCGACGAATAGCACCTTACCCTCTACCGCCGATGCCACTAGCGCCGGCATCGGCAGCGAATAGCGGCCATGTTCGAGGTCTGCGTCTTCCCAAGCCAAGGCTTGTCCGGCCACCATTGCCACAAGCAGGACACCATGGCGCGCACGCCTCGAAAATCTATAATGGAGCATCAGATTTCCCCATATGAAATTTCCCCCGATTACTCCGATCGTGTCTGACCCCATTGATTTGGTGCTGCCCGTCTCACTGCTGGTGTAGCGATACGAGTTGTTGTTTGCCTAGTCGGTCAGCGTGGTCGCGCCATGAGTTTGTCGCTGGTGTAGCTCAGGCCTAGGCCATGCTCGAGTGCGTCCTGAATCTGCGTCGGCTGGCCTTGGAGCCCTGAGGCACCGACGTTCGTCAGGCGGTCAAGTTCGTCGTATCCGGCGCAGGTCGGCAGGTTATTGAACAATGTGACTGTCAGGCTGAAGGATAATCTCACTATCACTCCCGACCAGCACGTCGCTGTAATTAACTCCACTTTTCCAGGCGCGACATAGGCTTGCAGATTTCCGACGAAGGTACCTTCTCCAAATTTGGAAAAATTTCTCTAGGCGCAGTTTCAGGATTACCAACGCTTGAAACGCAATACTGCGACATCCAAGTTTTTTTCAGTTTCAACCCGAAGCCACCGCCAATGTAGCGATGTATCGAAGGCGGGAAGCACGTTGTGTTCATCTGCAGTCAATATCGCAGCTACATCTTTCAATCCGAAGATGCCGATCCGGGGAAGCAAAGAGATGCGCCCGTCCGAAGCGGCGTCGAGCAAGGCGATTAACTGCTCAATACTCATTGGCCCAGGTTCATGCCCAGCGGCATATCCAGGCCGTCTGCTACGAGCCCCCGCCCGGGTTGCGACCCGTTCTCGCGTCTCAACTCCGATGCCTACGAAACTGTCCTTCGTGGCATATAAAAATAATTGCAGCTTCTCCAGGTCCAATGATTTAAATGAGGCTTCATAAGTTACTAGATAGTCGTCGGGGCATTTGATCTCTGGGTTTACACGCTCTGAAAATTCCACAGCCACGGTCTCATGCCGTTCGCGCCAACCATGAATGGCGCGTTGAATATCCGAGATCGAAGCGAGAGCCATAAATTTATTTGCACCCGCAGCTGCTATTTGCTGCCGCTGTCGAGCCCCCGCCGATAGCGCCGGCAATCGCGCCATCTCGAGCAGCATTTGCACCTGCCGGAATTGCCGTGCCGGGTATGTCTGTCTTTGCTCCGTTCACGACAGCTCGCAAGACATCACTGTTGGTTGAAGCGCGATATCCCCATCCAAATCGAGTCGCACCCGTATTTAATAGGCCAGCACTTTCGGAATATCCGTATCCAACAGCACGGGCACCGCCTCTACCCAACAGAAAGCCAGTTGGCCCAAAGCCGGAGAATGCTGCTCCCGCCAAAGCTGATACGCCAAGCTCGCCGAGATCGACGCAATTTAGATCGCCGCCATTTCTTAGCAATTGGGCGGCCAGATCAACTCCTGCCCCAACAACCGCACCAACAACGATTGGAACAACTAGGAACTCACCAGTGGGGTCAATATTAGAAATCGGGTTTCCCCCCACATAGGCATATGTATTGATGTCCCCCAAGACCCCAATCGGATCGTTTTGCAGATATCGGCCAAGCGCGGGATCGGAATCACGAAAATAGTTATACGCAGCTCTGGACAATCCGTCCGCGTACTGCCCCGGAAACCCAATCGCCGTCGCTGCTGTGCCCGTTGTCGCTACCACCTCTCCATAAGGCGACCGCTTCTGGCTCCAAGTCAAGGACAAACTGCCATTGACCGCAGCCTGCGGTGTGGATAAGTGGTCGCTCAGCAGGAAGCTCGTGCCTGCGGCTCCATTCACGGACAGCGGCGCATAACCGGGTCCGTAGGCATAGTCCTTCAGCACATTTCCGGCCCCGTCATACTCCGCGACCATCGTACTGCCCGACCAGAGGAACTCCTTCTTCGTCCCATCTTCATCAATCATGATGCGTCGCCCGAACGGATCATAGGCGTACGTCACCCTCCAATCTTCTACAGTCGCCTCCGCACTCGCGAATTTGTCCGTTTGGACCAACCGCTCGCGATCGTCGTAGCCGTACCGGATGTATGAACCATCCGCCGCGGTGCGCTTGACCATGTTGCCGTTGGCGTCGTGCTCGAAGGTTTCGCCCAGGCCGGACAGGATTTCGTTGGCGGAGTTGTAGGTCTGGCCGGCTTCAGTGCGATTGCCCATCGCGTCATAGGCGTAGCTGTACTTGCCGGCCAGCGTATTGGCGGCCGTAAGGCGGCCGAGGTCGTCGTAGCCGTAGGTTTGCGCAGTGCTGTCTTCACTGATCCCGGTGATACGGCCAGCGGCGTCGTAGCCGTAGGACCAGCGGCGCACACTACCGTACTGGCGCGTGGCGAGCTGGCTGGCGGTGTCGTAGGTGTTGGCCAGCATGAGGCCGTTGGGATACTGCATGCCGCTCATCCGGCCCAAGGCATCCCAGCTCAGGCTGTAGTCGCCGTGGCGGGACTTGAGGCTCGTGAGCAGGCCGCGGGCATCGTAGCCGTAGCTGTCGGTCTTGCCATTGGAACTCAGGCTCGCCAGCTCGTCGTGGACGTTGTAGCTGTAGCCTACCTTGCGGCCATTGGTCTCCTCCGACAGCAGGCGGCCGAACTGGTCATAGGTCCGCTCGACCGTGGCGGTTTCGTTGGTGGCCCTGGTCAGCAGATCGCGCTCGTCGTAGGCATAGGTGGCGAAGAGCGCGCCAGCCGCCACTTCGGTCAGTCGCTTGGACGAGTCGTAGCGGAACGTCGACAGCGTGCCTTGAGGGT includes these proteins:
- a CDS encoding rhodanese-like domain-containing protein, which gives rise to MAWEDADLEHGRYSLPMPALVASAVEGKVLFVDTREPTEFRESHIPQAINIPLRDAHKADLAKLSGYQYVVPYCLKDLRAFEVAKSLQARGLTNVKMMEPSGFKGWQAQKLPVASPRQSDAQASEVLKAVAGERGWTRAKPVSQEKADAAP